The Amaranthus tricolor cultivar Red isolate AtriRed21 chromosome 6, ASM2621246v1, whole genome shotgun sequence genome has a segment encoding these proteins:
- the LOC130815968 gene encoding GDSL esterase/lipase At5g45960-like: protein MHIYSMDLIMYAAIMMTPILSISLLNNVLALRRIYYYCHSIFFLFTIILHGHAHAHDFKTPKNTSITSIFIFGDSTVDPGNNDYVKTLFRSNFLPYGIDFPNHTPTGRFTNGRLPTDFIASYAGVKEYVPAYLDPNLRLKDLMTGVSFASAGTGYDPTTALKNKVIDLTTQVQYFDEYKKKVEHLIGKKEMEKIVSNAAFIISCGTNDIVYTYGLVPYLSLVSDSISPYLRFMIKQSKWLIQELIDRGAKRIGVVGLPPVGCLPAIITLHTSPHQPRICIESLSSIALQFNEMLERELNNMQQQSTLTIIYGDIYTPLQDQFIHPHKYGFEVADRGCCGSGLFEGAITCNSLFPICNDRSKYLFWDSIHPTERSYYFLFEALRPVIDFVINTP, encoded by the exons ATGCATATATACTCCATGGATCTGATAATGTATGCGGCCATCATGATGACGCCAATTCTATCCATATCTTTACTTAATAATGTCCTTGCATTGCGTAGAATATACTATTATTGCCATtctatcttttttctttttacaatTATCCTTCATGGCCATGCACATGCCCATGATTTTAAAACTCCTAAAAACACATCCATCACATCCATTTTTATATTTGGAGACTCAACCGTTGATCCTGGGAATAATGACTATGTCAAAACCCTTTTTAGAAGTAATTTTCTTCCTTATGGTATTGATTTTCCCAATCATACACCTACCGGAAGATTCACTAATGGAAGACTTCCCACTGATTTTATag CTTCATACGCAGGAGTGAAAGAATACGTGCCAGCTTATTTAGATCCGAATCTAAGATTGAAAGATCTTATGACCGGCGTTAGCTTTGCCTCAGCTGGTACTGGTTATGATCCTACTACTGCACTAAAAaat AAGGTAATTGATTTGACAACGCAAGTGCAATACTTTGATGAATATAAGAAAAAAGTTGAACATTTGATTGGGAAGAAGGAAATGGAGAAAATTGTGAGCAATGCAGCATTTATCATTAGTTGTGGCACAAATGATATAGTTTATACGTATGGACTAGTACCATATTTATCTTTAGTGTCTGATTCTATCTCGCCATACCTACGTTTTATGATAAAACAAAGCAAATGGTTGATACAG GAACTGATAGATCGAGGCGCAAAAAGAATTGGAGTAGTAGGTTTACCACCCGTAGGTTGCCTACCAGCAATAATAACCCTTCATACATCTCCACATCAACCACGTATTTGTATTGAATCCTTGTCATCAATTGCATTACAGTTCAACGAAATGTTAGAACGTGAATTGAATAACATGCAGCAGCAATCAACACTAACTATTATTTATGGGGACATCTATACACCTTTACAAGACCAATTCATCCATCCACATAAATATG GTTTTGAGGTTGCTGATAGAGGGTGTTGTGGAAGTGGGTTATTTGAAGGAGCCATAACTTGTAACTCATTGTTTCCAATATGCAATGACCGCTCCAAATATCTATTTTGGGATTCAATACATCCAACCGAAAGATCATATTACTTTCTTTTTGAAGCTCTTCGTCCTGTTATCGATTTTGTTATCAACACCCCTTGA